TGGGCCTGCACCAATGACCTTCATCGGCCGCCAAGGCCCTTGCTAGATCCAGGCAAGGCTACCCCTTCACAACCGGCGAGGGCCACCTCGCTAGATTTGCGTGAGAGCCGGTGAGGCCAAGGCCTTCGACACCCTACCGGCCATGGATGAGGCGGCCCTCCCCTAGGTCCGGACGAGGCCTTCATGATTGACAAGGGCCTTGCTGgccacaaaacaaaaaagaaaaaaagcaaagaaataaaaaatcgaataataaaaaataaaaaaattagaaagtattaaaacattattaaaaactttcaCGTTGGCACCGATTGTACTATGTAGGACGACGGGCGCCCCGGTAATTGTTTCTGGCCAATAGAAGTCAATTGGCAAATAGTGAAAAGGACTAGggataaatttaccaaattaaatagtttgtgactgaattagtacaaatgtaaaaggtttaggaattttttggaaatttttcctgAGTTATTGCTAGCCATTCTACTTGACACACTGATACGTATTTCAATGACAATTGGCTAAAAGGGCTATATTGAAAATTTCGCGCTAAAGTTGGAACGAAGCTGGTAGaattaaaaactttaaaaatgaattggtatccgtataatagatttaagactattTAACTCTAAAAAGATTAATGATACGAAGTTGCCAATTATCCGATGGCAGTAGTTATAAGCGAAACATTGTTTAGCAATGCAAAATAATTCGTACAAggatattttcattatcttttTATTCGAAAACgatatgtatatacatatatatgcaCACATTGACTTAAtaaaacaagaagaaacaaaaaaaaaattataaccaaTAATTCGGGCAGCTGAAAAAACTCATGGCATTATtgtaacgaaaaaaaaaattgctgctTTTGTATATATTGTAAACAATTCTTCCGTAATTCCttaaagttagaaaaaaaaaacattttaattactgatggaaagagaaaacagggaaaaaaatgtgaaaataaattaaatgtaaaATGAGGGGGAATTGGATCGCTCTCGGGTTGTAGGTCCTTCCCGCTAACCCGAGTCCGAATCAGTGAAACTCGCCCACGcctcgcttctctctctctctcaaacccaCCGGCCACCACGTACCAATGCCCATTCGACGGCCGCTCCTCCGCAAACCGCCGAACAGCCACTCCCTTCTCCGACGGGATCACCTCCCTCGACCGAACCCATGTCTCATCCGCGGCATCTCCACCCTCCAAACCTCCGAGCTCGCCCCCGCTGCCTCGGAGCAGTCAGCTCCCTCGACCTCCATGTCGGACTCTCTCCTGGCGGAGAAGATCCTCCTCAGCCTAAAGCAAGGTAACATCAGGGACCGTCGAAACTACTTGTCTCGCTTGAACCCGTCGACCGTGGTCGAGGTGTTTCGGCGGCACCGCGATAATCTCCACTTGGCCCTGAAGTTTGTCGACTTAGTTTCGCTCAACCACCCTGGTTTCAAGCACTCGCCCAAGTCTTTGAGCGCGATGGTCCACGTGTTGGTTCGCGGCAGGAGGTCGTCGGATGCGCAGGGTTTGATTCTCAGGATGGTTAGGAAGAGTGGCGTCTCGCGTGCGGAGATTGTCGATTCTTTGATCGATGCTTCCCGCGACGGTGGGTCGGGTTGCGCGGTGTTCAGTTTGTTGATTAGGACTTACGTGCAAGCTAGGAAGTTGAGAGAAGGAGCCGAGGCCTTTCGATTGTTGAGTAGTAAAGGGATTCGTGTTCTCATCGGTGCTTGTAATGGTCTCCTTGGCGGGCTTGTGAAGGCGGGGTGGGTTGATCTGGCGTGGGAAATTTATGGTGAAGTCGTTAGAAGTGGTGTTCAAGTAGATGTCTACACTCTTAACATAATGGTAAATGCATTGTGTAAAGATGGTAAGATGGACGAGGTTAAATCATTTCTACTGGACTTGGAGGAGAAGGGTGTTTTCCCAGATCTTGTTACTTATAATACTCTGATTAATGCTCGTTGTAGGGAGGGACTAGTGAAGGAAGCTTTCGAGTTGGTGAATTCAATGTTGGAGAAGGGCATGAAACCAGGCCTATACACCTATAATGCCCTTATCAATGGATTCTGTAGAAATGGAGAATACACTAGAGCTAGAGAAATTCTGGATGAGATGTCAGAAAAAGGTGTGAGCCCTGACAATTCCAGTTTCAATACCCTGCTTGTTGAGATTGGTAGAAAAGGTAATGCTGTGGAGGCTGAAAAGATTTTCGAAGAAATGTCACTGCGAGGTGTGCTTCCTGATTTAGTTAGCTACAGTTCGATAATTGGGGTGCTTTTGAGAAGTCACAATCTTGACCGGGCTTTAATGTACTTTAGGCGCATGAAAAGTGCTGGGTTGGTGCCGGATGGTGTAATTTATACCGTCCTCATTGATTGGTACTGTAAAAATGGCTTAGTCTCAGAGGCTTTGAGGTTGCGGGATGAAATGCTGGAGCAAGGCTGCTTCGTGGATGTAGTTACATTTAATACTATATTGAACGGTTTGTGCAAAGACAAGATGCTTGTGGAGGCAGATCGGCTCTTTCATGAGATGGAAGAAAGGGGTGTGTTTCCTGATTTTTGTACATTCACTACACTAATTAATGGGCACTGTAAGGATGGGAATATGAACAAAGCAATGAGCTTGTTCGAGACAATGTCtcaaaaaaacctaaaacctgaCATTGTGGCATACAATACACTGATTGATGGTTTCTGCAAGGTGGGTGAAATAGAGAAGGCTTATCAAATATGGGACGATATGATCAATAGTGGCATAAGCCCAAACCACATTTCATACAACATTCTAATAAATGGTTTCTGTAGCGCGGGAGCTATTGCTGAGGCTTTGAGATTGTGGGATGAGATGGTTAAGAGGGGTATTCGACCTAGTCTCATCGGTTGCAACACTATATTAAAAGGTTTTTGCCGGTCTGGGGATGTATCCAAGGCAGACGAGTTCTTCAGCAAAATGGTTGCGAAAGGAATTCTTCCGGATAGCATTACTTTCAACACTTTGATCAATGGATTTGTGAGAAAAGAGGACATGGATAAAGCTGCTGAACTGGTTAATAAAATGGAGAACATGAGACTGTTGCCTGATATATTTACGTACAATGTCATTTTGGGTGGTTTCTGTAGGCAAGGCAGGATGCAAGAAGCTGAGCTGGTATTGAGAAGGATGATTAATAGAGGTGTGAATCCCGATAGATCTATATATTCAGCGTTGATAAACGGCTATGTTAGCAAGGATGACTTGAAGGAAGCATTTCGGTTCCATGATGAAATGCTGCAGAAGGGATTTGTACCAGATGATAATTTCTAGACCTCATTCAGGTGATTTTAATATCATCATATGTGGATGgtgcatatatatttttctgTTTGTCAACGAGATCCTTATGGAACATTCATTTCCCTGCTCATTGGTATCTGCTATGTTTTCCCCAATGCACTAGGGGTACTATTTTGTTATGGTCTTTGGAGAAAGCATAATAATCTTCTCCTTGTCCTGATTTCTGGTGCATCGGAAGTTTGTTTTGTGACTACATCAAATTTTGCGAAATTGTTATATTCTCCCAGATCTGTTTGTTATTTTCCCCTGGAATTTGAGTTTGGATGAGAAGTTTGCTGCCAATTTTAGCTATTCTGGCTTTATGGTGCTTGTTAGCTTCTGTGCTTCCTATTATGTTATATAAGTTTCTGTCCAAGTATGCACATATCTGTATATTCAATGAAATGCATCAATCATATTATGATGAGTTTCAAATTTTATATGACTTTGTTGTAGGGGACTGTCAAGAACAAGCTTTTGGGTTATTGTGCTTGAGGTATACTGGACTTCTTGGAGCTATTTCCTCTTTTGCTCAAGTCATGAGATTCTTCTTCTTAAGAATGGTGATTTCCAGTATTtgtttcatttccttctttgctGCAATCTGGCTACAGACAATTAGCTCTTTTGTTTGTGCCCCCACTTTGCCTTTGAAAAGTCTATGTAGCCTACTCCGTCAATTAATTTCACTGCATTTGCTCcatattttgctaattttcgGTAGTTGCATCCTAAGACCAATCAACCAAAGTGAAAGTTAATCTTCCGCATGATCTTATCTATATGGGAAATCAGATTCCTTCACGGATGGAAGTGTGGGTCGAGAAACAAAATGACAGGTTGGAGAATTGCAAGCAGCATCCTAGTTGTTCTTGCAacttttatgactgaattataCAACATGGGGGTGATGAGTTTCGTTTGATAGATTGGCCAATCGCCGGAGCTGTTCTATATGTGGAAGATATTAATGGTTCTGGAGAACCTTCTGATTTTACTATAACATGTTCTCTTTTGGCCAAACTAAGTTTCACAGTATAAATTACATAATGTTCTGTTATGTCAAAAAGTTTGTGATTCTTTCTATCTGTTTATGCTCATTCTGAACATTCCTTCACCAGATCCTTCCTTTTGCTTCCCTACATCTACAGGCTATTAAGCTGCAGTCTTTTTGGTATCTAGATTGGAATTATCTTTCATAATTGAGGGAACAGATAATATGGTTTCATAATTGTCTATCTCTGGGTCGATCTATGTTCACCTACTTATTTCCTTCTAGTAattgttttttatgtttttcttttttactcccTTGTTTCTTGGATACAAATAATCCTTGGATTTGAAATCGGCTGCTAGATTCCCACTTTGTGCATAATGGAGATGTTCTGACATGGTCATTAACTGAAATTCCTGCAAGCCAATTAACCCTGGGAAACGCTATCTGAATTGTATGAGCCATCAGAGGATTCACCAATTGAGCATTGTCTTGAGATCTGGAATTCGGCAAAAGAACAAGCTTCTCCTGGATTATGGCTGATACTTTGTGGTCTGAAATCTTTCCCAAAACCTGAAGATGTTGGCACCCGACGGGTTGTTTGGTAGGAAAAAGTAACTTCCATACTTTTTGCTGTTTACTTCAATCAATTCTGGTCTTCTAGCTTGAACACAGCTCCTATACAGGAACCTTTCTCTGGTCGTAACCCTGCCTTTTCAATTATGCAGAAACTACTTTAGATTGTAAATGAGGCTTTATTGAAGATGCCTTCGATTGTTTCAGACTTCAGTTACTTACCTGATGTAAGGTTTCCTGGTGAAAAATCCCATCTTGTATCATGGTACATCCAGCCTCTACTGTGTGTGTGATGCTGCTCATGCTTCTCTATTCTATTATAAGCTATCTGTGGACTGTGTCCGTGCTCAGAGTTAAATGAACCGTCTCTACTTGCCATGCATCAATTATGAGAGGACTAGCATGTGACTCTCTTCATTTGTTGCACAGATATTATATTCAACTGCTGCTTTAGTTGATTCTCATGTTGCATAGTTTGACGATTGTGCTTCCGCGTGTAATTTTGTCCATGAATTATACTGGTGATGTTCTCCTGAGTTCTCATAAGCttctgcttcaaaatttcttataATTGGAACCCCTCCAGGAACAAATTCTTCGGATTTATTCAAGTTCTGTGAAGGATGCAGTAcatcggaaaaaaaaagtgctaatAACGAGACTGTAAGAAGAAATGCTATGGTAGgtcaaaaaaattgagagatgcTATGAATTTTTGCAGGATCGCAATAGAATATTTTACTGAGGATATTCAGAAGAAATTCTAAACTGAAGTGCTGACAAGATAGTTATACAGATCTGTGGATCCAATTAAACCCATAGCAGACTGCAGACTGTGTTTTGGGTCCATGGGGTCTGTCCTCTGATGTAGTAATTGGAAGCCACAAATTTGTGTTGCTATTTTTGTATGGGCTTTTTTAGTCCCGTTGgtttcaatttttcatgaacaGCACGGAATATGTAGTTTGACAATCTTTCGCGTTTGTTCTGCAGGAGGTCGGGAGGAGCTCAGATCACAATGACTATTTGGATGCAAACGTTAGCAATTTCATAACAGTTCATGGGCTTAAGAAGCCTTATGAGTGACTTCTTTTGGGGGCCAAAGCCTAATGGTCATGGGTCATGGCAGAACAAAGCTGTGCAATCCGACAAGAGATCTGTGGTAATTTCGAGACTTGACATTCGTTTTCATTTGTCATAGGATGGCCTGGATGGTCATGGGTCGATGTTGTGCTATTCATATCGATATTCGAAGATACAACTGCCCGCAATACATAGATCATACCTTGCTTTTCAATTCATCTAGCTATTGTTCATCTTCAGTAGTCTGGATCAATGTTGCATGTTattggtttttattttgttttgaatatTTTCCGAGTGAAATGATCAAATAGTGAAGTGAACGGGTTATTAGTCAATAAACCTCGGTTCTGTCGCATTCCCTCTTTGGTACACCGTTTTCATAGTCTCAGAGCAAATGCTTTGACTCAGCGAAAAGAGGATCAGAAACAAAATCACTTTGGCACGTGTAAATGGCTGAAAGAATTTGAAGAACAGAAAGATCAATACACAAAAAGACTGGGCGCAACAACAGCAACTTCTGAACCCACCAATTCCTACTTATATGCCAATGATCCAATCAACTAAGTCACTCGTTTCCTTGATGGAAGAGGGAATAACAGAAGGTAATCCAAATGCATTGCAACGTATCAGAGAGGTTGACTGCTTAGCCATCCTTCGGAGTTGAAAAGACTCGTGCCGGTCAACTGGTTGATCGTCACCGGGTTCGGCTTCTTCTCCCAACGCACCCGGAGAGAAGTATCTGACCCAGGTCCGGAGCACCCGTATCCTGAAAAGGTCAATTGGGACCAAATCAAAGGGGGGAAGAGAAAAGCAACCTTCAGTGCTATTATTAGCCTTCGGAAAGGAGCAAATCTTGAGATAAAACACCCTTTTTAGGGAATTGAATTTTCTCTTTGGGTAATTTTTCAAGATGGGTTAGCTAAAAGATCATAGTGGATAGAGAACGGGGCTCCTGTCCGGCAAAATTCCATGCGTTCCAGCCTCGAGGATTCACGACGTCGGTGGAATTGGAGCGATAGAAGACGACTCTTGCGTAGGCTCTCCACGCCCTTCCCAGCAAGGCCGAGCCAGAGCTGAACACATTGCACACCTTGAACACGAACCCACTCGCATCGTCTGGGTTGCTCCTTCCTTGTGCCGTGATGAATCCCGGTCACTCCAGGCCCTAGGGCTCCTCCAAGCACCGATATTGCACAATTCTACAAAATGAATAGCATAACGATAAGTTAAATGAGTATCCCACgtcaatatttacattttttaaaattctttggGGATTTAAACTAAAATAAAGTCAAA
This genomic interval from Rhodamnia argentea isolate NSW1041297 chromosome 4, ASM2092103v1, whole genome shotgun sequence contains the following:
- the LOC115736175 gene encoding pentatricopeptide repeat-containing protein At5g01110, whose protein sequence is MPIRRPLLRKPPNSHSLLRRDHLPRPNPCLIRGISTLQTSELAPAASEQSAPSTSMSDSLLAEKILLSLKQGNIRDRRNYLSRLNPSTVVEVFRRHRDNLHLALKFVDLVSLNHPGFKHSPKSLSAMVHVLVRGRRSSDAQGLILRMVRKSGVSRAEIVDSLIDASRDGGSGCAVFSLLIRTYVQARKLREGAEAFRLLSSKGIRVLIGACNGLLGGLVKAGWVDLAWEIYGEVVRSGVQVDVYTLNIMVNALCKDGKMDEVKSFLLDLEEKGVFPDLVTYNTLINARCREGLVKEAFELVNSMLEKGMKPGLYTYNALINGFCRNGEYTRAREILDEMSEKGVSPDNSSFNTLLVEIGRKGNAVEAEKIFEEMSLRGVLPDLVSYSSIIGVLLRSHNLDRALMYFRRMKSAGLVPDGVIYTVLIDWYCKNGLVSEALRLRDEMLEQGCFVDVVTFNTILNGLCKDKMLVEADRLFHEMEERGVFPDFCTFTTLINGHCKDGNMNKAMSLFETMSQKNLKPDIVAYNTLIDGFCKVGEIEKAYQIWDDMINSGISPNHISYNILINGFCSAGAIAEALRLWDEMVKRGIRPSLIGCNTILKGFCRSGDVSKADEFFSKMVAKGILPDSITFNTLINGFVRKEDMDKAAELVNKMENMRLLPDIFTYNVILGGFCRQGRMQEAELVLRRMINRGVNPDRSIYSALINGYVSKDDLKEAFRFHDEMLQKGFVPDDNF